From the Acaryochloris thomasi RCC1774 genome, one window contains:
- a CDS encoding CsbD family protein → MSIEDRAKATAQNIEGKVQEAVGEVTGNPKDVSEGQAKQEGAAARHSVENVKDEIKKAID, encoded by the coding sequence ATGAGTATAGAAGACAGAGCCAAAGCTACGGCTCAGAACATCGAAGGAAAAGTCCAAGAGGCCGTTGGTGAAGTAACCGGCAACCCTAAAGACGTAAGCGAAGGACAAGCTAAGCAGGAAGGAGCCGCAGCGCGCCACTCTGTAGAAAACGTCAAGGACGAAATTAAGAAAGCGATAGATTAG
- a CDS encoding CsbD family protein produces the protein MQPISKKIRSLAAKALTGLFLVATVITVSLGTPLDGGVAIASPTQPMAALFGRADSKAKSDLDATVGAGTSNKLEGAVQGAAGEVQSRVGNTQNKAEGVAKKLDGKAKRDVGRVQGTAGDIGSEVQDAAEGITDSVKGLLN, from the coding sequence ATGCAACCTATAAGCAAAAAAATTCGATCGTTAGCCGCCAAGGCTTTGACAGGATTGTTCCTAGTCGCCACAGTAATCACTGTCAGTCTGGGTACACCACTCGATGGTGGAGTTGCGATCGCATCACCCACGCAGCCCATGGCAGCCCTCTTTGGCAGAGCAGACAGCAAGGCCAAGTCAGATCTCGACGCCACCGTCGGTGCCGGTACTAGCAACAAACTAGAAGGTGCTGTACAAGGTGCTGCTGGCGAGGTTCAAAGTCGAGTAGGCAATACGCAGAATAAAGCTGAAGGCGTCGCTAAGAAGTTGGATGGCAAAGCCAAGCGAGATGTAGGCCGTGTTCAGGGAACAGCTGGCGATATCGGTTCTGAAGTTCAGGATGCTGCTGAAGGCATTACCGATAGCGTCAAAGGGCTACTCAACTAG
- a CDS encoding alpha-amylase, giving the protein MSNPNGVMMQYFHWYSPPGGSLWQEVKKQAQFLADRGITSLWLPPAYKGQGGGYDVGYGVYDIYDLGEFDQKGSIPTKYGTKDEYLAAIDAAHDAGIRVYADVVLNHKLGADHEEEAKATPLNPHDRNQPIGAPQTVKVWTHYTFPGRQGKYSEMEWHWWHFDAVDYNAYNDEQQAVYLFEGKAFDNNVDLEKGVFDYLMGCDLDMEHPEVRDELMRWGAWYVDTTQVDGFRFDAVKHVKANFFPDWLNHCRQVSGKKLFAVGEYWSDEIEALHHFVSVTGGDVMLFDAPLHYNFTEAGKQGQNYDLRQIFDGTLVKQQPALAVTLVENHDSQPLQALESVVESWFKPLAYGLILLRRDGYPCVFYADYYGAHYTDYGKDGNEYEIWLDSHQWLIDKFLSARQAYAYGDQYDYFDHANCLGWTRLGNDEHPGGVAVVISNGDDGTKWMEIGQPHRTYIDLTEHVDEPVTTNAEGWAEFRCQGGSISVWVPQP; this is encoded by the coding sequence ATGTCGAATCCTAATGGCGTCATGATGCAGTACTTTCACTGGTACTCTCCCCCTGGCGGTAGCCTCTGGCAAGAAGTGAAAAAACAGGCGCAGTTTCTCGCTGACAGGGGCATTACGTCACTCTGGCTGCCCCCCGCCTATAAAGGACAAGGAGGCGGCTACGATGTCGGCTACGGCGTTTATGATATCTACGACCTCGGTGAATTCGACCAAAAAGGCTCTATCCCCACGAAGTACGGCACCAAGGACGAATATCTTGCGGCTATTGATGCTGCCCATGACGCTGGCATTCGCGTCTATGCTGATGTCGTGCTTAATCACAAGCTAGGGGCTGATCATGAAGAAGAAGCCAAAGCCACGCCTCTTAACCCCCACGATCGCAACCAGCCCATCGGCGCGCCGCAAACCGTTAAGGTTTGGACCCACTATACGTTTCCAGGGCGGCAGGGCAAATACTCCGAAATGGAATGGCACTGGTGGCACTTCGATGCAGTAGACTACAACGCCTACAACGATGAACAACAGGCAGTCTACCTGTTTGAAGGCAAAGCCTTTGACAACAATGTCGATCTAGAAAAAGGTGTTTTTGACTACCTCATGGGCTGTGATCTAGACATGGAGCATCCTGAGGTTCGAGATGAACTCATGCGCTGGGGAGCTTGGTATGTAGACACTACCCAAGTTGACGGATTCCGGTTCGATGCCGTTAAGCATGTAAAGGCTAATTTCTTTCCCGATTGGCTTAACCACTGTCGTCAGGTGTCAGGGAAAAAGTTATTTGCCGTGGGAGAGTATTGGTCTGACGAGATTGAAGCCCTCCACCACTTTGTCTCAGTTACGGGGGGTGATGTCATGCTCTTTGATGCACCGCTGCACTACAACTTCACCGAAGCGGGCAAGCAGGGGCAAAATTATGACCTGCGACAAATCTTCGACGGCACCCTCGTCAAGCAGCAGCCCGCTCTGGCCGTCACCTTGGTTGAAAACCATGACTCGCAACCGCTGCAGGCTCTTGAATCAGTTGTAGAGTCTTGGTTTAAGCCTCTAGCCTACGGGCTGATTCTGCTGCGCCGAGATGGGTACCCCTGCGTCTTTTATGCAGACTATTACGGTGCTCACTATACAGACTATGGCAAAGACGGCAATGAATACGAAATCTGGTTAGACAGTCACCAATGGCTGATTGATAAGTTCCTTTCTGCCCGCCAAGCCTACGCATATGGCGACCAATATGACTACTTTGATCACGCCAACTGCCTTGGCTGGACAAGGCTAGGTAATGATGAACATCCTGGCGGTGTGGCGGTGGTGATCAGCAACGGCGATGACGGCACCAAATGGATGGAGATCGGTCAGCCCCATCGCACCTATATCGATCTCACCGAGCATGTTGATGAGCCCGTCACAACCAATGCAGAAGGCTGGGCTGAGTTCCGTTGTCAGGGCGGCTCTATTTCAGTCTGGGTGCCTCAGCCCTAA
- a CDS encoding DUF2294 domain-containing protein produces the protein MPAASKPTIGQLERSLSQKIQALYREQLGHLPSKVTCQIFGEKLAVVIEDSLTQPEKLLVEEGQKDLATQVRSDLDDAIQPQLKTVIEDILGVQVLDVLSDATLSTGRTGLIAVLDKTPEVRNPASIPKAKSKAG, from the coding sequence GTGCCCGCAGCATCAAAGCCCACGATTGGTCAGTTAGAACGATCGCTATCTCAAAAGATTCAGGCTCTGTACCGAGAACAGCTAGGGCATTTACCCAGTAAAGTCACCTGCCAGATCTTCGGTGAGAAGCTGGCGGTCGTGATCGAAGATTCGCTCACTCAGCCCGAGAAGCTGTTAGTGGAAGAAGGACAAAAAGATTTAGCAACGCAGGTCCGCAGCGATCTGGACGATGCCATTCAGCCTCAGCTCAAGACTGTGATTGAGGATATTTTAGGGGTTCAGGTTTTAGATGTCCTCAGTGACGCAACGCTCTCGACAGGGCGCACCGGGCTGATCGCAGTTCTAGACAAGACACCTGAAGTGCGGAACCCTGCATCGATTCCGAAGGCCAAATCGAAGGCGGGTTAA
- a CDS encoding Na-translocating system protein MpsC family protein, which produces MSTDSQTVEQLLAARVTSTYQMLMGHPLKQVSCHFLSTHAIAILLEGAITQPEKLLLSSGYGELVQVIRQRLNDIIRPRIVAEVEAVLQRGVIDSPNDVKFESDRMSFILVLTEPSNKVQNDLFENAAGG; this is translated from the coding sequence ATGTCTACCGATTCTCAAACCGTTGAACAGCTCTTGGCTGCCCGAGTCACTTCAACGTATCAAATGCTGATGGGGCACCCCTTAAAACAGGTCTCCTGCCATTTCTTGAGCACCCACGCCATTGCTATCCTTTTAGAGGGTGCGATCACACAGCCAGAGAAGCTTCTGCTCAGTAGCGGCTATGGCGAGCTGGTACAGGTTATTCGGCAGCGCCTCAATGACATCATTCGGCCCCGCATCGTTGCTGAGGTGGAAGCTGTTCTGCAAAGAGGGGTGATCGATTCACCCAACGACGTCAAGTTTGAGTCAGACCGCATGAGCTTTATTTTGGTTCTGACAGAGCCATCGAATAAGGTACAAAACGACCTGTTTGAGAATGCTGCAGGGGGATAA
- a CDS encoding response regulator: protein MIPSLSLRVGQTCIIPSHLAASTQPIALIIDDSEDCRQIAVYVLEQLGCRCLTAATAVEGLRVAIASAPDIVLLDAVLPDFSGLELLDQFKQYEQSALATVVAVTALSSAIDRQRLLDAGCAHCLSKPYLLEDLANILCPYLALIPLQHSQTGRFVPYSMALSEPK from the coding sequence ATGATTCCAAGCTTGAGTTTGCGGGTTGGGCAAACATGCATTATCCCGAGTCACTTGGCCGCATCGACCCAGCCTATCGCCCTGATTATTGACGACAGTGAAGACTGTCGGCAGATCGCTGTTTATGTTCTAGAGCAGTTGGGCTGCCGATGTTTGACTGCTGCAACAGCCGTGGAAGGGCTGCGGGTTGCGATCGCATCTGCCCCAGATATCGTTCTTTTGGATGCTGTTCTGCCTGACTTCTCGGGCCTAGAGCTACTGGATCAGTTTAAGCAATATGAACAGTCGGCCCTAGCCACAGTAGTAGCGGTCACGGCATTGTCTAGCGCTATCGATCGACAGCGGCTTCTCGATGCGGGCTGTGCTCATTGCTTGAGCAAACCATATTTGCTTGAAGATCTCGCCAATATACTCTGTCCTTACTTGGCCCTTATCCCCCTGCAGCATTCTCAAACAGGTCGTTTTGTACCTTATTCGATGGCTCTGTCAGAACCAAAATAA